In the genome of Streptomyces fagopyri, the window CGGCACTGCCGCCCGAGAGGGCGCCCCGGCGGCGTCCGTACCCGGACGGCACCTACAGACACACATCAACGTACGCACACACGTCACGTACAGACACACATCACGAGAGGGACCACCTATGCGTAGATTCTGGCATGTCGGTCTCAACGTCACCGACATGGACCGCACCATCGAGTTCTACCGGCTCGTGGGCTTCGAGGTCGTGCAGGACAAGGAGCTCGAAGACGCCAACCTCGCGCGGGCGTTCATGATCGAGGAGGGCAGCAAACTGCGCTTCGCGCACATGCGCCTGAACAACTCGCCCGACGAGGCGATGCTCGACATCATCGAGTGGCGCGACGTGCCGGTGACCCGCGAGCGGTCCATCGCCGACACCGTCAACCCCGGCCTGTGCCGCTTCTCGATCCTCACGGACGACATCCAGGGCGAGTACGACCGCCTGAGCGTCGCGGGCGTCAAGTTCCTGCACACCCCGCAGACCGTCATGGCCCCCGACGGGGTGAACGGATGGAAGATCCTCTTTGCGGCGGACCCCGACGGTACGCTGTTCCACTTTGTCGAGTTGGTAGGGGACTCAGCCAAGCACTGAGGCTTCCCTGACCGGAAAGCAGGAGACGTGGCGAAGGAGCCTTCCGAGTCCGGCGACGGGGTCGTCCACGACGATGCCGAGCAGGCAGCCGAGGTTCTCGTGCCGGCGGTGTCGCGCACGGTACGGGTACTCGACCACCTGGTCCGGCATGTCGACGGGGCGACGGTCACCGAACTCGCCAAATCGTGCGGGCTGGCCAAGAGCACGGCGTCGAACCTGATCCGGACGATGGTCAGCGAAGGTCTCATCGAGTACGACTCCGACACCCGGCGTTACAACCTGGGACCGCTGCTCGTCGAGTACGGCGTGGCAGCGGTCACCAGGACCACCCCGGTCGCCGAGGCGCGGCCGTTCATGGAGCGGCTGGCCGAGCGGACCGAGCTGGCGTGCCTCGCGATCTCGCCGATGCCCGACGGGCACTTCACCGCGATCGCGAAGATCGAGAGCCGCAAGGACATCAAGATCACCATCGAGATCGGCTCCCGGTTCGACCGGGACGCGCCGCTGCTCAGCCGGCTGACGGACGCGTGGCATGACGTCGTGCCGGCCGCGGACGACGACGCGCGCCGCGAGGAAGTGCGCTCCCGCGGTTTCGGAGTCGTCTTCGGGGAGTACGCCCCCGAGCTGAATGTCATGGGTTTCCCCGTCTTCGACCGTGACGGGCAGCCCTGCCTCGTGATCAGCCTGCTCGGCATGGGAACGGATCTCACGCCGCAGGACATCGACGAGTTGGCCCCTTACCTGGTCACCGCCGCGCGTGCCATCACGGTGCGCAGCGGCGGCCGGGTACCGGCCGACTACCCGGAGGCCGGCCCGGAGCGATCTGCCGGCTGACCCCATCAGACCCACAGGACCGGCGCCCGCACCGCCGGTCCTGTGAACCCGCACCGCCGGTCGCGGGCACTTCTTGAGGAGCACGAACCATGGACAGCCACACCATCGCCGTTGTGGGAGGTACCGGACCACAGGGCAAGGGCCTGGCCCTGCACTTCGCCCGCGCCGGCCACAAGGTCGTCATCGGGTCGCGCTCGGCCGGGCGCGCCGAGGAGGCCGCGGCCGAGATCCGTGCGCGTGTCGGCTCGGCCGTCGACGTGCTCGGCCTCGACAACAAGGGGGCCGTCGAGGCGGCCGACGCGGTCCTGATCGTCGTGCCGTGGGACGGCCACGAGGAGCTGGTCGCGGCGCTCGCGCCGGTGCTGGCGGGGAAGCTGGTAATCAGCTGCGTCAACCCGCTCGGCTTCGACAAGCGCGGTGCGTACGGCCTGGACGTCGAGGACGGCAGCGCCGCCGAGCAGACGCAGAGGCTCGTGCCCGACGCCGTGGTCGTCGGCGCCTTCCACCACCTGTCCGCCGTCTCCCTGTGGGAGGCCGAGGGTCCCCTCGGGCACGAGGACGTCCTGGTGGTCGGTGACGACAGGGACGCCAAGGAGAAGGTCGCCGCCCTCGCCGCGACGATCACCGGCCGCCCCGGCATCGACGGCGGGGTCCTGCGGCTTGCCCGTCAGCTGGAGCCGCTCACCGCCGTCCTCATCAACATCAACCGGCGCTACAAGACCCGTTCGGGCGTCTCGGTCTCCGGGATCCCGGCATGATCCTCGAACTGCGCGAGTACACCGCGCTGCCGGACCGGACCGAGGACCTGCACCGGCGCTTCGCCGACGAGACCCTCGACCTCTTCAGGGAATTCGGTCTCGATCTCAGGGGTTTCTGGCACGTCGTCGACGACCGACGGCGGATCTACTACCTGTGTGCGTTCGAGGATGTGAACGCGGCGGTTGAGTTCTGGGATGCCTTCAGGGCGGATCCGCGGTGGATCGGGCTGAAGGAACGCAGTGAGGCCGAGGGCCCGCTGATCGAGGAAATCGTGAGCACGTACCTCACCGAACCCGAGTACATGGCGGCTCATCGCTGATTTTCCGGCGGGGCCGCATGCGGTCGCGCATACGGCCCCGCCGTGACCGGCCGGCGGACGTCCAAGCCCCGGCCGGAATGGATTCGCCATTCCCATTTTTTCATTGCCGTGGACACTGTTCACCATCGTGAATCGAGAGTCGATGATCAAGGGCATTCAGCTACACGCCTGGGCAGGTGGACCGAGCATGGTCGAGGTCGCCGAGGTCGCCGCTCGGACCTTCGAGACGATCTGGGTCACCGACCAGATGCAGTCGCGAGGAGTGGGCGCCGTCCTGGGGGCGATCGCGGCCAGGACCGGTGCGGGTGTCGGCACGGCGGTGACGTTCCCGTTCGGGCGAAACCCCCTGGAACAGGCTTCCACGATGGCCACGTTGGCCGAGTTCATGCCGGCCGGCCGCCAGGTGAGCATGGGGATCGGCACCGGCGGTGGACTGGTGAGCGCTCTGATGGAGCGGCAGCAGCCCGTCGGCCGCGTCGCCGAACTCATCAGGTTCTGCCGCGCGCTCTGGCGGGGTGAGAGCGTCCGCATGGGCGACTACCCCCTCACCTGCGCGGACCTGGGCCTGCGTGCGGAGGGCCGGGCGTCCCTCGACTGGGTGGACGACCCCGCGGTCCGGGTGATCGTGGCCGGCACGGGTCCCAAGATTCTTGAGATGGCGGGCGAGTTGGCCGACGGTGTGATCTGCGCGAGCAACTTCCCGTCACACAGCCTCGCGGCCTTCCGCAGCGGCCAGTTCGACGCGGTCAGCAACCTCGACCGCCTCGACGCCGGCCGGGAGCGCAGCGACCGCCCGGAGCTGACCCGTATATACGGGGTGAACGTGTCCGTCTCGGCGGACCGCGACCGCGCCAACGCCGCCGCCCGCCGGCAGGCCGCCCTGATCGTCTCCCAGCAGCCGCACGAGAGTCTGCAGCAGGTCGGCTTCGAACAGTCCGACTACGCGGCGACCCGCGAGGCCGTCCACACCGGCCGGGGCATCGCCGCCGCGGCCGAACTCCTGCCCCAGCACGTGGCCGACCAGCTCGTCATCTCGGGAACCCCTGGCGACTGCATCGCGTCGCTCGCCGAACTCCTCGAGTACGCCCGCGGGGCCGGCTTCACCGAGGCATACGTCGGAGCCCCCGTCGGTCCCGACCCGGCGGAAGCCGTGGACCTGCTCACCACCGAAGTCCTCCCGGAGCTCATATGAACGCCGTCACGGACGAGACACCGCTGTGCCTGTCGGAGACCGGGGGCGGCGTCGCGACGGTGACGCTGAACCGCCCCGACGCGCGCAACGCCATGAACATCCCTCTGCTCCAGCAACTGGTCGCGGCGCTCAAGGGCGCCCGCGAACAGGGAGTCGGCGTCCTGCTGCTGAAGGCCGAGGGCCCGGCCTTCTGCGCGGGTGCCGACGTGCGGTCGGACGACGGCACCGCGATGGGCCGGCCGGGCCTGCGCCGGCAACTGATCGAGGAGGCGTGCGACCTCGTCGAGGCGTTCCCCGCCTCGGTCGCCGCCGTACAGGGCCCGGCCGTGGGCGGTGGATGGGCCCTGGCCGCCGCCGCCGTGGTCACTCTGGCGGCTCCGGGCGCGATGTTCCGCTTCCCGGAGCTCCGGCTGGGCTTCCTGCCCCCGGACCAGACGGTCCGCCGCCTGCGAGCCGCTGTCGGTCCCGCCGCGGCGTTCCGGCTGCTGGTGGCAGATGAACGTTTCACCGGGGACGACCTGGCCCGGCTGGGCCTGGTCGACGTGGCCGGGGCCGCGGACCTCGGCCACCGGGCCCGGCACCTCGCCGAGCAGTTCGCGGCCGCGCCGTCGGATCTTGTCCAGACCCTTCGGACGGCTCTCACCACCTGATTCCCCCGCGGCGACCGCACCGTTCGGACCACCCGATCCACCGGCCGCCCGATCCCCTCCGGAAAGGCGACAACCATGAGTGCGAACCCCTTCATCGAGTCCGAGGACCAGGAGCAGTTGCGGGCCACGGCCCGCGCGGTGATCGCACGGCACGCTCCCCAGCGTGACGTGCGGATCTGGGACGAGGAGGGCTCCTACCCCGAGCACCTCTACCGCGAGATCGCGAAGCTGGGCTGGTACGACATCGTCGCGGACGACGAGCCCCTCGACGGCATGGCCGGCCTGCTGATCGCGCTGTGTGAGGAGGTCGGGCGGGCCAGTTCGGACCTGGTCGCGCTGCTGAACCTGAACATCAGCGGGATCCGCGACCTGATCCGCTGGGGCACCGTCGAACAGCAGGAGAAGTACGCCGAGCCCGTGCTGCGCGGCGACGGCCGGTTCTCCATCGCGGTCTCGGAGCCGGACGTCGGCTCGGACGCGGCGAGCGTGGCGACGACCGCGGAGCGCGTCGAGGGCGGCTGGCTGCTGAACGGGCAGAAGACGTACTGCGAGGGCGCGGGGATCCCGGGCACGGTGATGGAGCTGTTCGCGAAGACCGGCGACAGCGGCCGCAAGCGGGATGACCTCGCCGTGTTCCTGGTCCCCTCGGACCACCCGGGTGTGGAGATCCGCCGGATGCCGGCCCTGGGCCGCAACATCAGCGGGATCTACGAGGTGTTCCTCCACGACGTCCTGGTCCCCGACGAGGCCCTGCTGGGCGAGCCCGGCCAGGGCTGGCAGATCCTCAAGGAGCGGCTGGTCCTGGAGCGGATCATGATCAGCTCGGGGTTCCTGGGCAGTGTCGGACAGGTCCTGGACATGACGGTCGAGTACGCCAACGAGCGCGAGCAGTTCGGGAAGACGATCTCCTCGTACCAGGGTGTGACGCTGCCGCTCGCGGAGATGTTCGTCCGCAAGGACGCGGCGCGCTGCGCGGTGCAGCGGTCGGCGGCGTTCTTCGACGCGGGCCTGCCGTGCGAGACGGAGAGCACGATGGCGAAGTTCCTGTGCGGGCAGATATACGCCGAGGCATCGGCACTGGCGGTCCAGCTGCAGGGCGCGTACGGCTATGTCCGCGACCACACCCTGCCGATGCACCACTCGGACGGAATCATCGCGCGGGTCGTGGCCGGCCCGCCGTCGGTGCAGCTGAACTTCATCGCGCGGTCCATGGGCCTGCGCGGCAACTGACCATGCCTGAGCGTCCATGTGAGGAGACCGCGGTGACTTCCGCACCCGTACGCCGTGCACTGGCCAGGGCCAGGGCGGGCAAGAACATCGACCGCCGGGAGGCGGCGGCCCTGCTCGGGGCGCGCGGCGACGACCTGGCCTCGCTGTGCGAGGTCGCCGGGTCCGTGCGCTCCGCGGGTCTCCTCGACGCGGGGCGGCCCGGCATCGTCACCTACAGCAAGAAGGTGTTCGTACCGCTCACCCGGCTGTGCCGGGACCGGTGCCACTACTGCACCTTCGCGACCACCCCGGGCCGGGTCGAGGAGGCCTATCTCACGCCCGGGCAGGTCCTGGACATCGCCCGCGAGGGTGCCCGACTGGGCTGCAAGGAGGCCCTGTTCACGCTCGGGGACCGGCCGGAGGACCGCTGGAAGGCCGCCCGGGAGTGGCTGGACGCGCACGGCTACGAGGACACCCTCGCGTACGTGCGGGCGATGGCGATCCTGGTGCTGGAGGAGACCGGCCTGATCCCGCACCTGAACCCCGGGGTGATGAGCTGGACGGAACTGCAGCGACTGAAGCCCGTCGCGGGGTCGATGGGCCTGATGCTGGAGTCGACGGCACGGTCGCTGTGGTCGGAGCCGGGGGGCTGCCACTACGGCTCCCCGGACAAGGACCCCGCGGTGCGGCTGCGGACCATCGAGGACGCCTCCCGCAGCAGTATCCCCTTCACGACGGGGATCCTGATCGGTATCGGTGAGAGCGCCGAGGACCGGGTCGAGTCGATCCTGGAGATCCGCCGCATCGCCCGGCAGTACGGGGCGGTCCAGGAAGTGATCGTGCAGAACTTCCGGGCCAAGCCGGACACGGCGATGAAGTCGGTGCCGGACGCGGACCTGGAGGAGTACCTCGCGGCGATCGCGGTCGCGAGGATCCTGCTGGGGCCGAAGATGCGGATCCAGGCCCCGCCGAACCTGTCCGACCCGAACGAACTGCGGCTCCTGCTCGCGGCCGGCGTCGACGACTGGGGCGGCGTGTCGCCCCTGACACCCGATCACGTCAACCCCGAACGGCCCTGGCCGCAGTTGGAGCGCCTCGCGGAACTGACCTCCGGGGCCGGATTCGAACTGCGCGAACGCCTCGCCGCCCAGCCGGAGTACATCCGCGCGGGCAGCCCGTGGGCGGACGCCCGCGTCCAGCCGCACCTGCGGGCACTCGCCGACCCGGACACCGGGCTTGCCGCCGACGTGCTGCCGGTGGGCAGGCCGTGGCAGGAAGCCGCCGCGGCCGTCTCGTCCGGGCGTACCGACCTGCACACCGCGATCGACCGGGAGGGCCGCCTCACCACCGCGCGCGGCGACTTCGACAACGCGTTCGGCGACTGGCAGGTCCTGGCCGACCAGGTCCACAACCTCCCCACCGGGGTCCGTGCGGGTGCGCCGGAGCGCCTCGACAGCGACGTCGCCGACGCCCTGCGGGCGGCCGAGCGGGACCCTGCGGGCCTCACGGACGCGCAGGCGTTGGCGCTGGCGTATGCGGACGGTCCCGGGCTCGACGCGATGTGCCGGATCGCGGACCAGGTCCGCCGGTCCGCGGTCGGGGACACCGTCACCTACGTGGTGAACCGGAACGTCAACTTCAGCAACGTCTGCTACGTCGGCTGCCGGTTCTGCGCGTTCGCGCAGCGGGAGACCGACGCGGATGCCTACCGGCTGTCGCTGGGCGAGGTCGGCGACCGCGTCGAACAGGCCTGGGCCGTGGGCGCGACCGAGGTGTGCATGCAGGGCGGCATCGATCCCGCCCTGCCCAGCAGCGTCCACCACGACCTCGCCCGCGCCGTCAAGGAACGCTGCCCCGACATGCACCTGCACGCGTTCTCCCCGATGGAGATCATCAGCGGCGCGTCCCGGATGGGGATCTCCGTCTCCGAGTGGCTGGCCGGCGCGCGCGAGGCGGGGCTGGATTCCGTGCCGGGCACCGCGGCGGAGATCCTCGACGACGAGATCCGCTGGATCCTGACCAAGGGCAAGCTCCCCGCGGCGGAGTGGATCCGGGTGGTGAAGACCGCGCACGGACTGGGGATCCCCACGACCGCGACCATGATGTACGGACACGTCGACGAGCCCCGGCACTGGGTCGGGCACCTGCGGACTCTGGTCGACATCCAGCGGGAGACGGGCGGGTTCACCGAGTTCGTACCGCTGCCGTTCGTGCACCACTCCTCCCCGATCTACCTCGCCGGGATCGCCCGGCCGGGCCCCACCCACCGGGACAACCGGGCCGTCCACGCCCTCGCGCGCCTGCTGATGCACGGGTACATCGACAACATCGAGTGCTCGTGGGTCAAGCTGTCGCCCGACCAGTGCGAACAGATGCTGCGCGGGGGCGCCAACGACCTGGGCGGGACGCTGATGGAGGAGACCATCAGCCGGATGGCGGGCTCGACGAACGGGTCGATGAAGACCATCGCGGACATCGAGGCCCTCGCCGCAGCCGCCGGCCGGCCGGCCCGGCAGCGCTCGACGACCTACGGCCAGGTCAGCGCGGAACGCGCCGAAGCGGCCCGCAGGTTCGACACGGAGGTACACCGGGTCGTGCCGCTGAGTGTCGGATTCGTACGATGACCACTGGCCGGCCCGGCCGCGCGGCCGGGGGCGCGCACGGCCGGGCCCACCACCCCGCCGACAGGGGCGGACACCGCGACAACCGTGCGCGCCGTGAGGTGCGTTGGGCCGTTGTCGTCCCGCAGAAGGACCTCCGCCTGGCGAAGAGCCGCCTCGCACTCGACTCGCGTGACCGGCAGCGGGTCGCGAGCGCCCTGTTCCGCGACACCGTGGCCGCCGCGCAGCACACGCCTGGCGTGGCCACGGTGATCGTCGTCGTCGACCGGATCCAGGACCTCGAACCCGTCGCCGGCCTCGGTGTCGGACATGTCCTCGGGACCGGCCCGGGTCTCAACGAGGCCCTGCGCCAGGGCGAACTGGCCGCCCGTGCCGGCCACCCCGGGTGCGGTGTCGCCGCGCTCCCCGCCGACCTGCCGCTGATCGAACCCGCGCTCCTCGGCCGGGCCCTGACCGAGGCCGGGGCCCACGACCGGGCTTTCCTACCCGACGCGGACGACGAGGGCACCACGCTCCTCACCGCGCGCCCCGGACACGCGCTCGGTCCCGTCTACGGAATCGGCTCCCGCGAGGCCCACCGCCGTTCCGGCGCCGTCGAACTGACCGGACCCGGCCTCGCCGCACTGCGTTACGACCTCGACTGCCTCGCCCACCTCGCCCTCGTGCCACCCCCGGCACGACACACCCACCTTTCCGAGGTCCTCGCCCGTCTGCGGCCCGTACCGTCCCTCGTGGACGCTTCGTACCTCCCCGGCGCCCCCGGCCCCCCCGGCCTCTCGGGCCGTGCCACGCCGCCGGGCGTCGGACGTCACCCGCCGCAGTCATGAGAACGGCCTTGGCGGCCGGAGAGATCGAGGGTGCCCGGCCGCCAAGGCCGTTTTTCTTCGGGGATGGCTCTCTTTACGGGTAGTAGTGCGTGAGGGACTCCGCGACGCAGGCGGGCTTGTCGGATCCTTCGAGTTCGAAGGTGAAGGCGCGGTGCACCTGGACGCCGCCCCGGCTCACCTCGCGCACCTCGGTGATCTCGGCGCGCAGGCGGATCTTGCTGCCGACCGGCACGGGCGCGGGGAAACGCACCTTGTTCACACCGTAGTTGAGGGCCATGCCCACGCCGGTGACCTGGAGGAGTTCCGCCACCATCGGGATGCCCCAGCTGAGCACCATGTAGCCGTGCGCGATGGTGCGCCCGAACGGGCCCGCGGCCGCGCGCTCGACGTCGGTGTGGATCCACTGGCCGTCGCCGGAGACCGCCGCGAAGGCGTCGATGAGCTCCTGAGTGACTTCCCTCCACTCGGAGTGTCCGAGATCGCGGCCGGCCAGCTTCGCGATCTCCGGTATGCCGTTGGCGGTCAGTGTCACGATGGACTCCGATTTCCTTGGTTCAGTTCCTGGTTGGATGACGGCTGGCCATCGGCCGATCTGTGCCCTGGGGTCCGGCGGGACGTCAGCCGGTGATGCGTTCGAACACCGCGGCCAGGCCCTGGCCTCCGCCGATGCACATCGTCTCCAGGCCGTAGCGGGTCCCCCTGCGGTGCATCTCGCGCACCAGGGTGGCCAGGATCCGGGCGCCGGTCGCCCCGACGGGGTGGCCGAGGGAGATGCCGGAGCCGTTGACGTTGATCCGCTCGTGGTCGGCGTCGGTCAGACCCAGCACCCGTGTGCAGGCCAGTACCTGGGCGGCGAAGGCCTCGTTGAGCTCGATCAGGCCCATGTCGGTGAGCGTGAGCCCGGCCCTGTCCAGGGCCTTCCGGGTGGCCGGCACCGGGCCGATCCCCATGGTCTCGGCGGGCACCCCGGCGCGGGCGAAGGACACCAGTCGCACCAGCGGGGTCAGGCCCAGGCGCTCGGCCGTGGCACGGGTGGTCACCAGGCAGGCGGCCGCCGCGTCGTTCTGACCGCTGGCGTTGCCCGCGGTGACGGTCGCCTCCGGGTCGGACCTGCCCATGATCGGCCGGAGTGCGGCCAGTTGCTCCGCCGTCGTGCCGGGGCGGGGGTGTTCGTCCTCCGCCACGGTGACCTCGCCCTTGCGGGTGCGCACCGTGACGGGGACGATCTCGTCCTTGAACAGCCCGGCCGCCATGGCGGCAGCGGTGCGCTGCTGGGAGCGCACGGCGAGGGTGTCCTGGTTCTCGCGGGAGATGGAGTAGGTGCGGCGGAGGTTCTCCGCGGTCTCGATCATGCCCCCGGGAACGGGGTGGTTGACGCCGCCGGCGGTGGCCCGGCCACGCGCCAGGGAGTCGTGGAGTTCGAGACTCGGCGTCCTGACGCCCCACCTGACGTCGTGGGTGTAGAAGGGGGCCGCGCTCATGACGTCCACCCCGCCCGCGACGACGACATCGCTGAAGCCGCTGCGGATCTGCATGGCGGCGTCGAGGACGGCCTGGAGGCCCGATCCGCAACGGCGGTCGACCTGGACGCCGGTGACCGAGTCGGGCAGCCCCGCGTCGAGGGCGGCGACCCGCCCGATCGCGGGGGCGTCGGAGGTCGGGTAGGCGTGGCCGAGGATCACCTCGTCGATCCGCTCGGGATCGATCCCGGTGCGGCCGACGATCTCGGCGATGAGGAGCGCCGCGAGACCGGCCGGACGCTGGTCCGCGAGCGCGCCGCCGAAGCGGCCGATCGGTGTGCGCAGCGGCTCGCAGATGACGACATCGGCTTGTTCGGACATGCGACTGCCTTTCCCTGGTGGGGGAAGTTCTACGGCGGAACCGTTCCCACCGAGCCTCGCACTCCGGCACCAGGAAGATCCAATATCTGATTCACGCCGGACTCGGACGGAAATCGTCTAGGTGCTCAGGGTGGGGGTCGGCAGCGCCTCCTCGGCCACGGCGAGGACCGAGTGCAGCGCGGCCGAGGGATTGTC includes:
- a CDS encoding VOC family protein — its product is MRRFWHVGLNVTDMDRTIEFYRLVGFEVVQDKELEDANLARAFMIEEGSKLRFAHMRLNNSPDEAMLDIIEWRDVPVTRERSIADTVNPGLCRFSILTDDIQGEYDRLSVAGVKFLHTPQTVMAPDGVNGWKILFAADPDGTLFHFVELVGDSAKH
- a CDS encoding IclR family transcriptional regulator yields the protein MAKEPSESGDGVVHDDAEQAAEVLVPAVSRTVRVLDHLVRHVDGATVTELAKSCGLAKSTASNLIRTMVSEGLIEYDSDTRRYNLGPLLVEYGVAAVTRTTPVAEARPFMERLAERTELACLAISPMPDGHFTAIAKIESRKDIKITIEIGSRFDRDAPLLSRLTDAWHDVVPAADDDARREEVRSRGFGVVFGEYAPELNVMGFPVFDRDGQPCLVISLLGMGTDLTPQDIDELAPYLVTAARAITVRSGGRVPADYPEAGPERSAG
- the npdG gene encoding NADPH-dependent F420 reductase, which codes for MDSHTIAVVGGTGPQGKGLALHFARAGHKVVIGSRSAGRAEEAAAEIRARVGSAVDVLGLDNKGAVEAADAVLIVVPWDGHEELVAALAPVLAGKLVISCVNPLGFDKRGAYGLDVEDGSAAEQTQRLVPDAVVVGAFHHLSAVSLWEAEGPLGHEDVLVVGDDRDAKEKVAALAATITGRPGIDGGVLRLARQLEPLTAVLININRRYKTRSGVSVSGIPA
- a CDS encoding NIPSNAP family protein, producing MILELREYTALPDRTEDLHRRFADETLDLFREFGLDLRGFWHVVDDRRRIYYLCAFEDVNAAVEFWDAFRADPRWIGLKERSEAEGPLIEEIVSTYLTEPEYMAAHR
- a CDS encoding LLM class flavin-dependent oxidoreductase; protein product: MVEVAEVAARTFETIWVTDQMQSRGVGAVLGAIAARTGAGVGTAVTFPFGRNPLEQASTMATLAEFMPAGRQVSMGIGTGGGLVSALMERQQPVGRVAELIRFCRALWRGESVRMGDYPLTCADLGLRAEGRASLDWVDDPAVRVIVAGTGPKILEMAGELADGVICASNFPSHSLAAFRSGQFDAVSNLDRLDAGRERSDRPELTRIYGVNVSVSADRDRANAAARRQAALIVSQQPHESLQQVGFEQSDYAATREAVHTGRGIAAAAELLPQHVADQLVISGTPGDCIASLAELLEYARGAGFTEAYVGAPVGPDPAEAVDLLTTEVLPELI
- a CDS encoding enoyl-CoA hydratase/isomerase family protein, producing MNAVTDETPLCLSETGGGVATVTLNRPDARNAMNIPLLQQLVAALKGAREQGVGVLLLKAEGPAFCAGADVRSDDGTAMGRPGLRRQLIEEACDLVEAFPASVAAVQGPAVGGGWALAAAAVVTLAAPGAMFRFPELRLGFLPPDQTVRRLRAAVGPAAAFRLLVADERFTGDDLARLGLVDVAGAADLGHRARHLAEQFAAAPSDLVQTLRTALTT
- a CDS encoding acyl-CoA dehydrogenase family protein: MSANPFIESEDQEQLRATARAVIARHAPQRDVRIWDEEGSYPEHLYREIAKLGWYDIVADDEPLDGMAGLLIALCEEVGRASSDLVALLNLNISGIRDLIRWGTVEQQEKYAEPVLRGDGRFSIAVSEPDVGSDAASVATTAERVEGGWLLNGQKTYCEGAGIPGTVMELFAKTGDSGRKRDDLAVFLVPSDHPGVEIRRMPALGRNISGIYEVFLHDVLVPDEALLGEPGQGWQILKERLVLERIMISSGFLGSVGQVLDMTVEYANEREQFGKTISSYQGVTLPLAEMFVRKDAARCAVQRSAAFFDAGLPCETESTMAKFLCGQIYAEASALAVQLQGAYGYVRDHTLPMHHSDGIIARVVAGPPSVQLNFIARSMGLRGN
- a CDS encoding bifunctional FO biosynthesis protein CofGH, which codes for MPERPCEETAVTSAPVRRALARARAGKNIDRREAAALLGARGDDLASLCEVAGSVRSAGLLDAGRPGIVTYSKKVFVPLTRLCRDRCHYCTFATTPGRVEEAYLTPGQVLDIAREGARLGCKEALFTLGDRPEDRWKAAREWLDAHGYEDTLAYVRAMAILVLEETGLIPHLNPGVMSWTELQRLKPVAGSMGLMLESTARSLWSEPGGCHYGSPDKDPAVRLRTIEDASRSSIPFTTGILIGIGESAEDRVESILEIRRIARQYGAVQEVIVQNFRAKPDTAMKSVPDADLEEYLAAIAVARILLGPKMRIQAPPNLSDPNELRLLLAAGVDDWGGVSPLTPDHVNPERPWPQLERLAELTSGAGFELRERLAAQPEYIRAGSPWADARVQPHLRALADPDTGLAADVLPVGRPWQEAAAAVSSGRTDLHTAIDREGRLTTARGDFDNAFGDWQVLADQVHNLPTGVRAGAPERLDSDVADALRAAERDPAGLTDAQALALAYADGPGLDAMCRIADQVRRSAVGDTVTYVVNRNVNFSNVCYVGCRFCAFAQRETDADAYRLSLGEVGDRVEQAWAVGATEVCMQGGIDPALPSSVHHDLARAVKERCPDMHLHAFSPMEIISGASRMGISVSEWLAGAREAGLDSVPGTAAEILDDEIRWILTKGKLPAAEWIRVVKTAHGLGIPTTATMMYGHVDEPRHWVGHLRTLVDIQRETGGFTEFVPLPFVHHSSPIYLAGIARPGPTHRDNRAVHALARLLMHGYIDNIECSWVKLSPDQCEQMLRGGANDLGGTLMEETISRMAGSTNGSMKTIADIEALAAAAGRPARQRSTTYGQVSAERAEAARRFDTEVHRVVPLSVGFVR
- the cofC gene encoding 2-phospho-L-lactate guanylyltransferase — encoded protein: MTTGRPGRAAGGAHGRAHHPADRGGHRDNRARREVRWAVVVPQKDLRLAKSRLALDSRDRQRVASALFRDTVAAAQHTPGVATVIVVVDRIQDLEPVAGLGVGHVLGTGPGLNEALRQGELAARAGHPGCGVAALPADLPLIEPALLGRALTEAGAHDRAFLPDADDEGTTLLTARPGHALGPVYGIGSREAHRRSGAVELTGPGLAALRYDLDCLAHLALVPPPARHTHLSEVLARLRPVPSLVDASYLPGAPGPPGLSGRATPPGVGRHPPQS
- a CDS encoding MaoC family dehydratase — translated: MTLTANGIPEIAKLAGRDLGHSEWREVTQELIDAFAAVSGDGQWIHTDVERAAAGPFGRTIAHGYMVLSWGIPMVAELLQVTGVGMALNYGVNKVRFPAPVPVGSKIRLRAEITEVREVSRGGVQVHRAFTFELEGSDKPACVAESLTHYYP
- a CDS encoding acetyl-CoA C-acetyltransferase, which translates into the protein MSEQADVVICEPLRTPIGRFGGALADQRPAGLAALLIAEIVGRTGIDPERIDEVILGHAYPTSDAPAIGRVAALDAGLPDSVTGVQVDRRCGSGLQAVLDAAMQIRSGFSDVVVAGGVDVMSAAPFYTHDVRWGVRTPSLELHDSLARGRATAGGVNHPVPGGMIETAENLRRTYSISRENQDTLAVRSQQRTAAAMAAGLFKDEIVPVTVRTRKGEVTVAEDEHPRPGTTAEQLAALRPIMGRSDPEATVTAGNASGQNDAAAACLVTTRATAERLGLTPLVRLVSFARAGVPAETMGIGPVPATRKALDRAGLTLTDMGLIELNEAFAAQVLACTRVLGLTDADHERINVNGSGISLGHPVGATGARILATLVREMHRRGTRYGLETMCIGGGQGLAAVFERITG